From the genome of Alosa alosa isolate M-15738 ecotype Scorff River chromosome 18, AALO_Geno_1.1, whole genome shotgun sequence, one region includes:
- the LOC125311598 gene encoding solute carrier family 22 member 7-like: MKFEDLLSDIDGFGRFQKMIVCLSFLGRVTLPCHFLVNNFIAGIPPHHCDISGLDAAGVFGNLSVEERWTVSIPLQADGTLSSCLMFPEPQFYLLLNTSSSTGLPAEPCRNGWVYDNSTFKSTLATEWDLVCDKKGLNKATATIFFVGVMFGAMTFGGLSDRYGRRIMLLVSYVSGMSFALISVFSTSYIMFAVLRFLSGFCITGIVIVTSVLIVEWVDIESRKLVGVIDSLSWTFGFMTLSTLAFLIRDWRWLIVAITAPVVIAIISWRWVPESARWLIANGRLDEAHYYLNKCAKMNRRQGMASSIKPENLSNIVVTNRNRNYSYLDLLRTPKMRKLALLTGLTWYGVASTFYGISFNITGFGVNIYLTQFIMAAVEIPAKVSIFYLLDKIGRRKTESGALFLAGLCLAITVIVPREQRVVRTVVAVLGKGCSATAFGTLILYSSELYPTVIRQNGMGYNSFMGRVGVAVAPLILLLDDVWLGLPQLILCCIAVGSSLVASRLPETRDRCLPETIEDIEGTRAPQVESPVLSHGNADSEVGR, translated from the exons ATGAAGTTTGAAGACCTTCTTTCAGACATTGATGGCTTTGGAAGGTTCCAGAAGATGATTGTTTGCCTTAGTTTCTTGGGACGTGTCACTTTACCATGTCATTTCTTGGTGAACAACTTCATAGCGGGTATCCCACCCCACCACTGTGACATCAGCGGTCTGGATGCTGCGGGCGTCTTTGGGAATCTGTCggtggaggagagatggacGGTCAGTATCCCGCTGCAGGCGGATGGGACGCTGTCTTCCTGCCTCATGTTCCCAGAGCCCCAGTTCTACCTGCTGCTCAACACCTCCAGCAGCACCGGACTTCCTGCAGAACCGTGTAGAAATGGATGGGTGTACGACAACAGCACCTTCAAAAGCACACTGGCCACTGAG TGGGATTTGGTGTGCGATAAGAAGGGGTTGAATAAAGCCACTGCCACCATCTTCTTTGTGGGGGTCATGTTTGGAGCCATGACCTTTGGTGGTCTGAGTGACAG GTATGGACGCAGGATAATGCTTCTGGTTTCATACGTGTCTGGGATGAGCTTTGCGCTGATCAGCGTTTTCTCCACCTCCTACATCATGTTCGCTGTGCTCAGGTTCCTGAGTGGCTTCTGCATCACAGGCATCGTCATTGTCACCTCCGTGCTCA TTGTGGAATGGGTGGACATTGAGAGCAGGAAGTTAGTGGGGGTGATTGACAGCTTGTCATGGACATTTGGATTTATGACACTGTCCACACTTGCATTCCTCATCAGAGACTGGAGATGGCTGATTGTGGCCATCACAGCACCAGTGGTCATAGCCATAATATCATGGAG ATGGGTTCCAGAATCAGCTAGATGGCTGATAGCAAACGGGCGGCTAGATGAAGCTCACTACTACTTAAATAAGTGTGCTAAGATGAACCGCCGGCAGGGAATGGCTTCCTCCATCAAACCAGAG aATCTGTCTAATATTGTGGTGACCAATCGGAACCGGAACTACTCCTATCTTGATCTGCTGAGGACTCCCAAGATGAGGAAACTGGCACTACTTACAGGTCTTACTTG GTACGGAGTTGCCTCCACCTTTTACGGCATCAGTTTTAACATTACAGGGTTTGGAGTGAATATTTACCTCACACAATTTATAATGGCCGCTGTTGAGATCCCGGCTAAAGTGTCTATTTTCTACCTTCTGGACAAGATTGGGCGGCGCAAGACTGAGTCCGGTGCTCTTTTCCTGGCTGGGTTGTGTCTCGCTATCACCGTAATCGTCCCCAGAG AGCAACGGGTAGTGAGAACAGTAGTAGCGGTGCTCGGTAAGGGGTGTTCGGCGACTGCCTTTGGCACTCTGATTCTGTACAGCTCGGAGCTCTATCCAACCGTGATCAG GCAGAATGGCATGGGCTATAACTCCTTCATGGGTCGTGTGGGGGTGGCAGTGGCTCCCCTGATCCTACTGCTGGATGATGTGTGGTTGGGTCTTCCTCAGCTCATCCTGTGCTGCATTGCAGTGGGGTCCAGTTTAGTTGCGAGTCGACTGCCCGAAACACGAGACCGTTGCCTGCCTGAGACCATCGAAGACATCGAGGGAACAAG AGCGCCACAAGTGGAATCCCCGGTCCTCTCTCATGGGAATGCAGACAGTGAAGTCGGAAGATGA